A window of Primulina tabacum isolate GXHZ01 chromosome 4, ASM2559414v2, whole genome shotgun sequence contains these coding sequences:
- the LOC142542271 gene encoding desiccation-related protein At2g46140 isoform X1, translating into MASCDEPEIVERGDKKDEEKGGFIEKVKDFIHDIGEKIEETIGFGKPTADVTAIHIPHINLEKADIVVDVLVKNPNPIPIPLIDINYLIESDGRKLISGLIPDAGTIHAHGSETVKIPVCLIYDDVKSTYADIKPGSIIPYRIKVDLIVDVPVLGRLTLPLEKTGEIPIPYKPDIDIEKIHFEKFSFEETVATLHLKLENKNDFDLGLNDLDYEIWLCDVSIGSADLAKSANIEKNGITSIDIPITFRPKDCGSAVWDMIRGRGTGYSMKGNINVDTPFGPMKLPISREGGTTRLKKKKEDGGDDDDDDDEVL; encoded by the coding sequence ATGGCATCTTGTGATGAACCTGAGATTGTTGAAAGGGGAGACAAGAAAGACGAAGAGAAAGGTGGATTTATCGAGAAGGTTAAGGATTTCATCCATGACATTGGTGAGAAAATCGAGGAAACTATAGGATTTGGGAAGCCAACGGCTGATGTTACTGCCATTCATATACCTCACATCAATCTTGAAAAGGCAGATATAGTCGTCGATGTTCTCGTGAAGAACCCGAATCCTATCCCGATCCCTCTCATCGACATAAACTACTTAATCGAGAGTGATGGAAGGAAATTGATTTCCGGTTTGATTCCAGATGCTGGAACAATTCATGCACATGGTTCGGAGACAGTTAAGATACCTGTTTGTTTAATATATGATGATGTCAAAAGCACTTATGCTGATATAAAGCCGGGAAGTATCATTCCTTATCGAATTAAGGTTGACCTCATAGTGGATGTGCCGGTTCTTGGAAGGCTTACATTGCCGCTTGAGAAGACCGGAGAGATCCCAATACCCTATAAACCAGATATTGATATTGAGAAGATCCATTTTGAGAAGTTTTCTTTTGAAGAAACCGTTGCAACTCTTCATTTGAAGTTGGAAAATAAGAATGATTTTGACTTGGGGCTTAATGATCTCGACTACGAGATTTGGCTATGTGATGTGAGCATCGGTAGTGCTGATCTCGCAAAATCTGCTAATATTGAAAAGAATGGAATCACCTCCATCGACATTCCCATTACTTTTAGGCCAAAGGATTGTGGTTCTGCTGTTTGGGACATGATTCGGGGAAGAGGAACTGGATATTCCATGAAAGGAAATATCAACGTGGACACTCCTTTTGGGCCCATGAAGCTACCAATTTCGAGGGAGGGTGGTACCACTCGTCTTAAGAAGAAGAAGGAAGATGGaggtgatgatgatgatgatgatgatgaggtaTTGTAA
- the LOC142542271 gene encoding desiccation-related protein At2g46140 isoform X4: MASCDEPEIVERGDKKDEEKGGFIEKVKDFIHDIGEKIEETIGFGKPTADVTAIHIPHINLEKADIVVDVLVKNPNPIPIPLIDINYLIESDGRKLISGLIPDAGTIHAHGSETVKIPVCLIYDDVKSTYADIKPGSIIPYRIKVDLIVDVPVLGRLTLPLEKTGEIPIPYKPDIDIEKIHFEKFSFEETVATLHLKLENKNDFDLGLNDLDYEIWLCDVSIGSADLAKSANIEKNGITSIDIPITFRPKDCGSAVWDMIRGRGTGYSMKGNINVDTPFGPMKLPISREGGTTRLKKKKEDGGDDDDDEE; the protein is encoded by the exons ATGGCATCTTGTGATGAACCTGAGATTGTTGAAAGGGGAGACAAGAAAGACGAAGAGAAAGGTGGATTTATCGAGAAGGTTAAGGATTTCATCCATGACATTGGTGAGAAAATCGAGGAAACTATAGGATTTGGGAAGCCAACGGCTGATGTTACTGCCATTCATATACCTCACATCAATCTTGAAAAGGCAGATATAGTCGTCGATGTTCTCGTGAAGAACCCGAATCCTATCCCGATCCCTCTCATCGACATAAACTACTTAATCGAGAGTGATGGAAGGAAATTGATTTCCGGTTTGATTCCAGATGCTGGAACAATTCATGCACATGGTTCGGAGACAGTTAAGATACCTGTTTGTTTAATATATGATGATGTCAAAAGCACTTATGCTGATATAAAGCCGGGAAGTATCATTCCTTATCGAATTAAGGTTGACCTCATAGTGGATGTGCCGGTTCTTGGAAGGCTTACATTGCCGCTTGAGAAGACCGGAGAGATCCCAATACCCTATAAACCAGATATTGATATTGAGAAGATCCATTTTGAGAAGTTTTCTTTTGAAGAAACCGTTGCAACTCTTCATTTGAAGTTGGAAAATAAGAATGATTTTGACTTGGGGCTTAATGATCTCGACTACGAGATTTGGCTATGTGATGTGAGCATCGGTAGTGCTGATCTCGCAAAATCTGCTAATATTGAAAAGAATGGAATCACCTCCATCGACATTCCCATTACTTTTAGGCCAAAGGATTGTGGTTCTGCTGTTTGGGACATGATTCGGGGAAGAGGAACTGGATATTCCATGAAAGGAAATATCAACGTGGACACTCCTTTTGGGCCCATGAAGCTACCAATTTCGAGGGAGGGTGGTACCACTCGTCTTAAGAAGAAGAAGGAAGATGGaggtgatgatgatgatgatg AGGAATGA
- the LOC142542271 gene encoding desiccation-related protein At2g46140 isoform X3, which translates to MASCDEPEIVERGDKKDEEKGGFIEKVKDFIHDIGEKIEETIGFGKPTADVTAIHIPHINLEKADIVVDVLVKNPNPIPIPLIDINYLIESDGRKLISGLIPDAGTIHAHGSETVKIPVCLIYDDVKSTYADIKPGSIIPYRIKVDLIVDVPVLGRLTLPLEKTGEIPIPYKPDIDIEKIHFEKFSFEETVATLHLKLENKNDFDLGLNDLDYEIWLCDVSIGSADLAKSANIEKNGITSIDIPITFRPKDCGSAVWDMIRGRGTGYSMKGNINVDTPFGPMKLPISREGGTTRLKKKKEDGGDDDDDDEE; encoded by the exons ATGGCATCTTGTGATGAACCTGAGATTGTTGAAAGGGGAGACAAGAAAGACGAAGAGAAAGGTGGATTTATCGAGAAGGTTAAGGATTTCATCCATGACATTGGTGAGAAAATCGAGGAAACTATAGGATTTGGGAAGCCAACGGCTGATGTTACTGCCATTCATATACCTCACATCAATCTTGAAAAGGCAGATATAGTCGTCGATGTTCTCGTGAAGAACCCGAATCCTATCCCGATCCCTCTCATCGACATAAACTACTTAATCGAGAGTGATGGAAGGAAATTGATTTCCGGTTTGATTCCAGATGCTGGAACAATTCATGCACATGGTTCGGAGACAGTTAAGATACCTGTTTGTTTAATATATGATGATGTCAAAAGCACTTATGCTGATATAAAGCCGGGAAGTATCATTCCTTATCGAATTAAGGTTGACCTCATAGTGGATGTGCCGGTTCTTGGAAGGCTTACATTGCCGCTTGAGAAGACCGGAGAGATCCCAATACCCTATAAACCAGATATTGATATTGAGAAGATCCATTTTGAGAAGTTTTCTTTTGAAGAAACCGTTGCAACTCTTCATTTGAAGTTGGAAAATAAGAATGATTTTGACTTGGGGCTTAATGATCTCGACTACGAGATTTGGCTATGTGATGTGAGCATCGGTAGTGCTGATCTCGCAAAATCTGCTAATATTGAAAAGAATGGAATCACCTCCATCGACATTCCCATTACTTTTAGGCCAAAGGATTGTGGTTCTGCTGTTTGGGACATGATTCGGGGAAGAGGAACTGGATATTCCATGAAAGGAAATATCAACGTGGACACTCCTTTTGGGCCCATGAAGCTACCAATTTCGAGGGAGGGTGGTACCACTCGTCTTAAGAAGAAGAAGGAAGATGGaggtgatgatgatgatgatgatg AGGAATGA
- the LOC142542271 gene encoding desiccation-related protein At2g46140 isoform X2 has product MASCDEPEIVERGDKKDEEKGGFIEKVKDFIHDIGEKIEETIGFGKPTADVTAIHIPHINLEKADIVVDVLVKNPNPIPIPLIDINYLIESDGRKLISGLIPDAGTIHAHGSETVKIPVCLIYDDVKSTYADIKPGSIIPYRIKVDLIVDVPVLGRLTLPLEKTGEIPIPYKPDIDIEKIHFEKFSFEETVATLHLKLENKNDFDLGLNDLDYEIWLCDVSIGSADLAKSANIEKNGITSIDIPITFRPKDCGSAVWDMIRGRGTGYSMKGNINVDTPFGPMKLPISREGGTTRLKKKKEDGGDDDDDDDEE; this is encoded by the exons ATGGCATCTTGTGATGAACCTGAGATTGTTGAAAGGGGAGACAAGAAAGACGAAGAGAAAGGTGGATTTATCGAGAAGGTTAAGGATTTCATCCATGACATTGGTGAGAAAATCGAGGAAACTATAGGATTTGGGAAGCCAACGGCTGATGTTACTGCCATTCATATACCTCACATCAATCTTGAAAAGGCAGATATAGTCGTCGATGTTCTCGTGAAGAACCCGAATCCTATCCCGATCCCTCTCATCGACATAAACTACTTAATCGAGAGTGATGGAAGGAAATTGATTTCCGGTTTGATTCCAGATGCTGGAACAATTCATGCACATGGTTCGGAGACAGTTAAGATACCTGTTTGTTTAATATATGATGATGTCAAAAGCACTTATGCTGATATAAAGCCGGGAAGTATCATTCCTTATCGAATTAAGGTTGACCTCATAGTGGATGTGCCGGTTCTTGGAAGGCTTACATTGCCGCTTGAGAAGACCGGAGAGATCCCAATACCCTATAAACCAGATATTGATATTGAGAAGATCCATTTTGAGAAGTTTTCTTTTGAAGAAACCGTTGCAACTCTTCATTTGAAGTTGGAAAATAAGAATGATTTTGACTTGGGGCTTAATGATCTCGACTACGAGATTTGGCTATGTGATGTGAGCATCGGTAGTGCTGATCTCGCAAAATCTGCTAATATTGAAAAGAATGGAATCACCTCCATCGACATTCCCATTACTTTTAGGCCAAAGGATTGTGGTTCTGCTGTTTGGGACATGATTCGGGGAAGAGGAACTGGATATTCCATGAAAGGAAATATCAACGTGGACACTCCTTTTGGGCCCATGAAGCTACCAATTTCGAGGGAGGGTGGTACCACTCGTCTTAAGAAGAAGAAGGAAGATGGaggtgatgatgatgatgatgatgatgag GAATGA